The nucleotide window AGAAAGCAGTTTGGCGTTTCTATCAACACTTTCGGCGCAATTCGCAAGAAGTTGGCAGAGATGGCGACTGGCGCTTTTGTGAGTGAGGCTGGTTCTTACCGCGGTGCAAAAGATGTCGAAAACAAAATCGAGGAATTGGTGGCCGGCGGAATGAACCACGAGGAAGCGGAACTGAAAGGTGTGGAGGAATTCGCTGTAGAATGTTCTATCTTGAAAGTTTTTGTTTCAGATTTGGCACAGCATTCAGCGGATGAAGGCATTCAAATCTTTGGTGGAATGGGCTTCTCAGAAGATACACCAATGGAATCTGCCTGGAGAGATTCAAGGATTTCCAGAATCTATGAAGGAACCAACGAAATCAACAGACTTCTTGCCGTTGGAATGCTCATCAAACGTACAATGCAGGGGAAAATAGACCTTTTGACGCCTGCAAAAAATGTAGGAAAAGAATTGATGGGAATTCCGTCTTTCGACATTCCGGATTATTCAGAATATATGTCTGAGGAAAAAGAAGTCATCAAAAACCTGAAGAAAGTATTCCTGATGGTTTCCGGTTCTGCCCTTCAAAAATATATGATGGACATCGAGAAACAACAGCATCTTCTCCTGAACGCTTCCGAAATCCTGAACCAAATCTATATGGCAGAATCTGCCATCCTGAGAGCGGAGAAACATTTTGACACCGATTCTGTAGAAGCATCAATGGCAAGACTGAATCTTTACAAAGCCGTTGATATCATCGCCACCAACGCCAAAGAAGGCATCGTCTCTTTCTCCGAAGGCGACGAGCAAAGAATGATGCTGGCCGGACTAAGACGTTTCACAAAATACGTGAATACGCCGAATCCAATTGCTTTGACGGAAAAGATTGCTTCTCATTTTATTGCGAAAGGTTCTTACTAATTAATCTATTTCAGTATAACTAAAACCGCCTCAGAGATTTCTGAGGCGGTTTCGGTTATATAATATTTATATGCGTTAGGTCTCTAATATTTTAATTATGTAATTTTAAGATATTACATAATTAAAATATTTGTTTCACATCTTGTAAATTATACACATAAATTTTTACTATTAAACTGAATTTCGGATATTCGTATATTGATAATATTGATAAAGGTAATTTGATTAGATATGGAAAAAACTAAAGACTATAAAAGAAACGCTTGGTATCTCGCATTGATAAATTTGCCCTATACATTGAAAATTATTTTAGTAGTTTCAATAATTATAGTTCTTATAAATCAAATTCAGCAATTCTTTGAATATATACAATTTTCTCTATTTGACATTAGCATAAAGTATTATGCAATAATAAAAGTATTTTCTGAATTTATTTCTAAGCTTGCTTATGCTGTGATAACCTCTTCAATATTTTATTATATAACTCAACAATTCCCTAAAGAAAAAAAAAGAATCAGAGTTGCAGAGTTACTACATAATGCAATTCCATTTATTAAGATGCCTTTCACAGATTTTGAATTTGACCTCTTAAAAATAGAAAGTTTAAATTTAACAGAAAAGCAGTATAACGAAAAGTGTAAAAATGTTCTTCTTGATTCACCTGTAAGAGATAATTTGAAAAATTGCATTAATTGGGACAAATTTACAATTCAGACTATGGAAAAAATTACAATAAAAATTGATGAAATAAACCAACTCAATGACTTGTTAGACTCTGACACATTTATCATTTTACAAAAAATAAAATCCAATTGCTTAACAATTTTAAATATTTTGGCACTAAGAGGAAGAGCAAATAATGATAGTAATAGTAAAAATATGGAATATATCTCGTCTTTACTTTATACATTACGAAATGATTTTATTTCACTAGAAAATTTTGGGAATAAATTTATAAAAACTTATATCAATTTTGAATCTAAGAAATAGATATTATTTTCACGCTGGTACAAACATCTTTCTCGTACCTCTACGGCAAACAAGAAATTATCAAATCTTTATACTCACTTCCAATCGTCCTCCAAACCCAAGTTCAACAATCTTTTGAAGCGTCGAGATTCTCGTTTCTTTTAGATTATTTTCAATTTTGGATATGTAGGATTTAGTCGTTCCTACTTTTTCTGCTAGTTGTTCTTGAGTCATACCCAATTCCAAACGTGTGTCGTGGATAAGCGCTCCTATTTTAAAATTTTCGTAACCATTCTCAAGTTCGTCACGTTCTTTTGTTCCACGTTTGCCGAAGTTTCTCTCTTTGAACTCATCAAGAGTTGTTAGATTTTTATTTGCTGTCTTCATATTCCTTTTTGATTTTTAATGCCATTTCTATTTCCTTCTTAGGTGTCTTCTGCGTTTTCTTTCGAAAACTGTTTGCTACAACAATCAGTTTTCCTTGGTTAAAAAAGCAGAAAATTCTAAAAATATCACTCGCAACCTGCACACGGATTTCGTATAATCCGTCTGTATTTTCTAGATGTTTAAGATAAGTTTCCGGAACTCTTTGCAAATCTTCAATCAATTCAAAAGTCCAAACAATTTTGGTCTTCACTTTTAAACTTTGTTTATCGAAGAAATCTTGAAAGTAGTTTTTGAAAAATGTTACTTTTCTATATTTCATATTTGTGTCTACAAAACAAAAATACTAAAGTTTCACTAAAGTGAAACAAAAAGAATAGAAAGTTTTTAGATTAATAAAAACAAAGTACTGAAAATCAAAACAAACTCAACTGAATCCCACCATTCCCTTCCCCCGGCTTCGCATCCCCAAAAACCGTTTTTCCACCAAACCGCCACGAGTTTTGTCGCTCCTCTTCTATCACTTCCTCCAGGTTAAAATCCGGCGTGAAGTTCGCTTCCGTCCTCAAAGCAATTTCGTGAAGTTTCTTGATGGCTTGGCTCTTATCGGTGTTTCCCAACTTAGATTTCTCGATGCCTGTTCTTAGGATAGAAATGGTTTCGTCGTAGGTTTTGGTAGGCACAGGAAACGGATGACCGTCTTTCCCGCCGTGCGCAAAAGAAAACCGCGCTGGGTCTGTAAATCTCGACGGCGCCCCGTGAATCACCTCACTCACAAGCGCGAGAGACTGCATCGTTCTGGGACCAACGCCTTTCAGCATCAGCAATTCCTCAAAATTCTCAGGTTGATTTTCCCTCGCCAGCCACAGAATATTCCCCAGCTTTTTCATATCCACATCACTGGCCAAAACCTCGTGATGCGCCGGCAAAATCAAACGTTGGAAATCCTGCATCCATTTCTCGGAATCGGTTTTTGTGATGTCCACAATCCCATTTCTGCTTTGTTCTGCTTGGGCAGAAGTCAGATTGAGAATATTCCCACGATTCACGCCAGAAATCCCAGTATGAGGCTCATTCACAAAAGAACTGACATTCTCGGAAAGCCAATGGTAACGCCTCGCAGTGCCGTCGGAATCGTGCATTCCTTGCTGAACAACCGCCCAATTCCCTTGGTCCGACAAAATGAAATTATGTAGATAGAGCTGATAACCATCTTGGATAGCCGTGTTGTCAACCTTCGCAGAAAGTTTACTGCATCGCACGAGCTCCGTGCCGTCAAGTCCGGTGGAATCTGCAATTTTGAGAAGTTCGTTCGGTGTTTCTTTGGAGAATCTTCCTTTTCCGCCAGCGATGTAGATTCCCAGCGATTTGGAATTCGGATTGATGGAACGTTTCAAAGCGCCCATCACAGAGGTCGTAATGCCGGACGAATGCCAGTCCATTCCCATCACCGCCCCAAAACTCTGAAACCAAAACGGGTCTGCCAATCGTCTCAGAACTTCATCCTTGCCATAATCGGCGAGAATCACTTCCACGATGGCGAGCCCAAGCTTTGACATCCGCTCATAAAGCCAAGGCGGAACCTGACCGTAATGTAAAGGCAAATCTGCAGTCCCAGAACGTTTCATTGTGTGAAATTACGACATAAATTTCTTGTTGGGAAAAATCTTTGAACCACAAAAGTCACAAAAGAAAAATATAAAAAAACTCTTTGTAAGAACAAAAAAGCTAACTTATGAGATTATCCTTTTTTGAACTTATGATAAACTCAAAATAAATCTATTGCTTTTGTGACTTTTGCGGTTATCAAAAAAAATCCGAAACGATGACGCTCCGGACTGATTTACTGTACAAATTTTATTGCTTAATTTTCTTTCTTAGAAAGGAAATAATCTTTTAATTTACCAAGATTTATTTTGTCGCTACCCACGAAGATTTCGTCTTCGGTAAGGAACACCGGACGTTTCAAAAACGTGTAGTGGTCCAGTAGCAATTCTTTGTAATCTTTCTCCTGTAGGGTCTTTGGGTCAAGCTCCTGCAGTTTTATCTGATTCGATTTCTTATTGAAAAGGGCTTCATAAGAACCAGCCAATTTGTACATATCTTCAATTTCTTCCTCAGTAATAGGGTTGATTTTGATTTCGCGAAGCTCCCAATCTCTAGTGTCATATTGTCCTAATATTTTTCTACAGGTATCGCAAGTTTTAAGATAAAATACTTTTTTCATTTTGCAAAAATACGTTTTATTTTCCACATCTTGGCTATGTCGTTTAGATATCTTATATTACGCCCCGACGCAAGGTCTCATCCTCTGCCATTTACATCCAGAACTTTAACGTTCGTTAAGGATTTAAGTTTCATATTTTGGGCAACTTATCCGCCTTCCGTTCCCGCTATTTTTTGCCTTCGCTTTTCCAGCCACAAAAAATGAGCTCCACTCAAACCTAACGAAGTGGTTCATCGATTCAAATAAAAAAAATAGAAAAGATGAGATAAGTCGGGTTGCGGATTCGTCTTCCAAACAAGTTTTGTCATCAATATCGAAGTTTCCATTTCTAATCAAAATTATTTTCCTCCAACCCTAAAGGGAGTAATTTTTCTTTAAGTTCTAATTTATTTTCGCTCCCTTTAGGGCTGGGGCAGACAAAAATAAATTAGAATGTGTAGTAATCTGAATTTCCAAAATCCCTTCAAAAAACCTTACATTTGAATTTAATTATCAAAAAAATGGACAACAAACCAATTACTTTCCAGTTTATCTCAGAACCTACAGACGTCAATTTTGGAGGCAATGTCCACGGCGGAAGCGTGATGAAATGGATAGACCAGGTCGGTTATGCGTGTGCAAGCAATTGGTCATCAAGCTATTGTGTTACCGTGTACGTTGGTGGAATCCGGTTTTATCAACCTATCAAAATTGGGGAAATTGTCAAATTGGAATCTCACGTGATTTACACCGGAACTTCTAGTATGCACATCGCCATTGATGTTTATTCCAGAAATATCAAAGAAAAAACCTTCGAGAAGAAAACGCACTGCATCATCGTTTTCGTAGCTGTTGACGAAAAAGGAAAATCCGTGCAGGTTCCAAAATGGACGCCAACCACCGAGCAGGAAATCCAAATGCAGGAATACGCCATCAAACTAATGAATCTCCGCCGTGACATCGAGGACGAGATGAAACCATTTTTATAAATTAAATTATTTATAATTAAAAAATAACAATCCATAATCATTATAAATTGAATCAGATTTAACAATCTGAATGATTCAATACGGATATCAATATTTAATTTTGCTGGAAATTAAAAATATATTCAATTGAATAAAAAAATTATCAGTTTATTGGCCTTGTCATTAGTGGCCAATATCAATGCGCAGGTTTTCAATGCAGGATTCGAAAACAACAACGGAGCA belongs to Chryseobacterium sp. KACC 21268 and includes:
- a CDS encoding arsenate reductase family protein → MKKVFYLKTCDTCRKILGQYDTRDWELREIKINPITEEEIEDMYKLAGSYEALFNKKSNQIKLQELDPKTLQEKDYKELLLDHYTFLKRPVFLTEDEIFVGSDKINLGKLKDYFLSKKEN
- a CDS encoding DUF763 domain-containing protein, with amino-acid sequence MKRSGTADLPLHYGQVPPWLYERMSKLGLAIVEVILADYGKDEVLRRLADPFWFQSFGAVMGMDWHSSGITTSVMGALKRSINPNSKSLGIYIAGGKGRFSKETPNELLKIADSTGLDGTELVRCSKLSAKVDNTAIQDGYQLYLHNFILSDQGNWAVVQQGMHDSDGTARRYHWLSENVSSFVNEPHTGISGVNRGNILNLTSAQAEQSRNGIVDITKTDSEKWMQDFQRLILPAHHEVLASDVDMKKLGNILWLARENQPENFEELLMLKGVGPRTMQSLALVSEVIHGAPSRFTDPARFSFAHGGKDGHPFPVPTKTYDETISILRTGIEKSKLGNTDKSQAIKKLHEIALRTEANFTPDFNLEEVIEEERQNSWRFGGKTVFGDAKPGEGNGGIQLSLF
- a CDS encoding acyl-CoA dehydrogenase family protein; the protein is MSTETKTLNGGEFLVKDITAQEIFSIEELSEEQKMLRDSAKEFIDKEVVPNKERFEKKDYAYTEEVMRKIGEMGFLGIAVPEAYGGLGMGFVTTMLACDYISGTTGSLATAYGAHTGIGTLPILLYGSEYLKNKYLPDLAAGTKFGAYCLTEPDAGSDANSGKTRAKLSEDGKHYIINGQKMWISNAGFADTFTLFAKIDDDKNITGFVINRSELENPESLTFGEEEHKLGIRASSTRQVFFNDMKIPVENLLGERNNGFKIALNALNVGRIKLAAACLDAQRRILNHSLTYSTERKQFGVSINTFGAIRKKLAEMATGAFVSEAGSYRGAKDVENKIEELVAGGMNHEEAELKGVEEFAVECSILKVFVSDLAQHSADEGIQIFGGMGFSEDTPMESAWRDSRISRIYEGTNEINRLLAVGMLIKRTMQGKIDLLTPAKNVGKELMGIPSFDIPDYSEYMSEEKEVIKNLKKVFLMVSGSALQKYMMDIEKQQHLLLNASEILNQIYMAESAILRAEKHFDTDSVEASMARLNLYKAVDIIATNAKEGIVSFSEGDEQRMMLAGLRRFTKYVNTPNPIALTEKIASHFIAKGSY
- a CDS encoding type II toxin-antitoxin system RelE/ParE family toxin translates to MKYRKVTFFKNYFQDFFDKQSLKVKTKIVWTFELIEDLQRVPETYLKHLENTDGLYEIRVQVASDIFRIFCFFNQGKLIVVANSFRKKTQKTPKKEIEMALKIKKEYEDSK
- a CDS encoding acyl-CoA thioesterase, coding for MDNKPITFQFISEPTDVNFGGNVHGGSVMKWIDQVGYACASNWSSSYCVTVYVGGIRFYQPIKIGEIVKLESHVIYTGTSSMHIAIDVYSRNIKEKTFEKKTHCIIVFVAVDEKGKSVQVPKWTPTTEQEIQMQEYAIKLMNLRRDIEDEMKPFL
- a CDS encoding helix-turn-helix transcriptional regulator — its product is MKTANKNLTTLDEFKERNFGKRGTKERDELENGYENFKIGALIHDTRLELGMTQEQLAEKVGTTKSYISKIENNLKETRISTLQKIVELGFGGRLEVSIKI